The following proteins come from a genomic window of Lycium ferocissimum isolate CSIRO_LF1 chromosome 4, AGI_CSIRO_Lferr_CH_V1, whole genome shotgun sequence:
- the LOC132053187 gene encoding uncharacterized protein LOC132053187, whose translation MGDKNETLLNKSKSKEIERTISNSYDELRSFRTWLKWMCVDQSDPYSACLSWFVFVLFAIIVPCLSHFLLACRDCDATHSRPYDAVVQLSLSCVAALSFVCLSRFVKKYGLRRFLFLDKLCDESETVRRGYTEQLNSSLKILFTFVLPCFAAECAYKIWWYSSGGTRIPFLGNVIVSDTVACILELSSWLYRTVVFFLVCILFRLICYLQILRLQDFAQFFHVDSDVESVLREHLRIRRHLRIISHRYRSFILWALMFITASQFASLLMTTRSTADLHIYKSGELALCSVSLLAGLMILLRSATRITHKAQSVTCLAAKWHVCATIDSFDSTEAGTPITRVTCDQVFPVCSGGSSDADDVGDEEDELDNTNFVPAYAYSTISFQKRQALVTYFENNRAGVTIYGFMLDRSSIHTIFGLELSLVLWLLGKTIGIS comes from the exons ATGGGTGACAAGAACGAAACTTTACTGAACAAGAGCAAGAGCAAGGAAATAGAACGAACAATATCAAACTCATACGACGAATTACGCAGTTTCAGAACATGGTTAAAATGGATGTGTGTGGATCAATCTGACCCGTATTCAGCTTGTCTTTCATGGTTCGTCTTCGTATTATTCGCCATTATCGTACCTTGCCTTTCGCATTTTCTTCTGGCTTGTAGAGATTGTGATGCTACACACAGTAGACCGTACGATGCTGTTGTGCAGCTGTCGCTTAGCTGTGTTGCTGCTCTGTCATTTGTTTGTCTTTCACGGTTTGTTAAGAAGTATGGATTGAGGAGGTTTTTGTTCCTTGATAAGCTTTGTGATGAGAGTGAAACAGTTAGAAGAGGCTACACTGAACAACTCAAT AGCTCACTAAAGATCCTATTCACATTTGTCCTGCCATGTTTTGCTGCTGAATGCGCGTACAAGATTTGGTGGTACAGTTCCGGTGGGACCCGAATTCCCTTCTTGGGAAATGTCATTGTGAGTGACACAGTTGCATGTATTCTAGAGCTGAGTTCTTGGCTTTACAGGACGGTCGTGTTCTTCCTAGTCTGTATCCTTTTCCGGTTGATATGTTACCTCCAAATCCTCCGACTACAAGATTTTGCGCAGTTCTTTCATGTAGATTCGGATGTTGAATCGGTGTTGAGAGAGCACCTTAGAATTAGGAGGCACTTGAGGATTATTAGCCATAGGTACCGGTCTTTCATCTTGTGGGCATTGATGTTCATTACAGCAAGTCAATTCGCGTCCCTTCTCATGACCACACGCTCTACTGCAGATCTTCATATCTACAAAAGTGGTGAACTCGCG CTTTGCTCTGTCAGCCTTCTTGCTGGTCTCATGATACTGTTGCGAAGTGCAACCAGAATTACACACAAGGCTCAATCTGTAACCTGCCTTGCAGCCAAGTGGCATGTGTGCGCAACAATAGATTCATTTGATTCGACTGAGGCTGGGACTCCAATTACTCGAGTGACCTGTGATCAAGTTTTCCCTGTATGTTCCGGAGGATCATCTGACGCTGATGATGTCGGAGATGAAGAAGACGAGTTGGATAATACGAATTTTGTCCCTGCATATGCCTATAGCACAATTTCATTCCAGAAAAGACAGGCACTAG TGACATATTTTGAGAACAACAGAGCAGGAGTAACAATTTATGGATTCATGCTGGATAGAAGTtctattcacacaatatttgGGCTAGAACTTTCATTGGTGCTCTGGTTGCTTGGGAAAACCATTGGCATTTCTTGA